One Nostoc sp. UHCC 0302 DNA window includes the following coding sequences:
- the apcB gene encoding allophycocyanin subunit beta, translated as MRDAVTSLIKNYDVAGRYFDRNAIDSLKSYFESGTARVQAAAAINSNAASLVKQAGLKLFEELPELIRPGGNAYTTRRYAACLRDMDYYLRYATYALVAGNTNVLDERVLQGLRETYNSLGVPIGPTVRGVQIIKDLVKEQVLAAGVSNTAFVDEPFDHITRELSEQDI; from the coding sequence ATGCGCGATGCAGTTACAAGTTTAATTAAGAATTATGACGTGGCTGGACGGTATTTTGACCGGAATGCGATCGACAGTCTAAAGTCTTACTTTGAAAGTGGCACAGCACGAGTACAAGCTGCGGCAGCGATAAATTCTAATGCTGCGTCACTTGTCAAGCAGGCTGGTTTAAAGTTGTTTGAAGAACTGCCGGAGTTGATTCGTCCTGGTGGAAATGCTTATACGACTCGTCGTTATGCGGCTTGTCTGCGAGATATGGACTACTACTTGCGCTACGCTACCTATGCGTTGGTTGCTGGCAACACAAATGTATTGGATGAGCGCGTGCTGCAAGGGTTACGGGAAACTTACAATTCTCTAGGTGTACCTATTGGGCCGACGGTTCGCGGTGTCCAAATTATCAAAGACCTCGTTAAAGAACAAGTATTAGCAGCAGGTGTGAGCAATACTGCTTTCGTGGATGAACCCTTTGACCATATCACT